The following coding sequences are from one Nicotiana tomentosiformis chromosome 3, ASM39032v3, whole genome shotgun sequence window:
- the LOC104096748 gene encoding large ribosomal subunit protein eL15, with translation MGAYTYVSELWRKKQSDVMRFLQRVRCWEYRQLPSIVRVTRPTRPDKARRLGYKAKQGYVVYRVRVKRGGRKRPVPKGIVYGKPTNQGVTQLKFQRSKRSVAEERAGRKLGGLKVLNSYWINEDSTYKYFEVILVDQAHAAIRNDPRINWICNPVHKHRELRGLTSAGKKYRGLRGKGHLHHKARPSRRATWKRNQTLSLRRYR, from the exons ATGG GTGCTTACACTTATGTGTCGGAGTTATGGAGGAAGAAGCAGTCTGATGTGATGAGGTTCTTGCAAAGGGTGAGGTGCTGGGAGTACCGCCAGCTTCCCTCCATTGTGCGTGTTACTAGGCCTACTCGTCCTGACAAAGCACGTCGCTTGGGCTACAAAGCCAAGCAG GGCTATGTGGTCTACCGTGTCCGTGTGAAACGTGGTGGAAGGAAGAGGCCTGTTCCCAAAGGTATTGTGTATGGTAAGCCCACCAACCAAGGTGTTACCCAATTGAAGTTCCAGCGCAGCAAGCGCTCTGTTGCTGAGGAGCGTGCTGGTAGGAAGTTGGGCGGCCTTAAGGTTCTCAATTCATACTGGATTAATGAG GATTCCACCTACAAGTACTTTGAGGTGATCCTGGTTGATCAAGCCCATGCTGCCATCCGTAATGATCCAAGGATTAACTGGATATGCAACCCAGTGCATAAGCACAGAGAACTTCGTGGTCTCACTTCAGCTGGTAAGAAATACAGGGGTCTCCGAGGAAAAGGACACCTGCACCACAAAGCACGTCCTTCAAGAAGAGCAACCTGGAAGAGGAACCAAACTCTCTCTCTCCGCCGCTACCGTTAA